The Megalops cyprinoides isolate fMegCyp1 chromosome 11, fMegCyp1.pri, whole genome shotgun sequence genomic sequence CTCAGTGTTATATGTTTTAGTCCTTGCCCTGCTTTTCCAAAAGGAAAAGGGGCAAGAACAGAACTAGGGAGGGTTGTTTGGTTTATGCTTTGGGTTTACACATTTAGGTCCTTTTTCTGTTCCTTAAGAAAAAGAGCAAGGACAGAACTAGGCTGGGTTGGTTTAGtcagttttatgcattttagtCCTTTTGACTCTTAAATATACCCATTTTAGCAGTTTTGCTCTGCCTTTGTGTTaaaatttgcacatttttaaacctCTAAATCTCCATACCTATGTTCTTAAAGGAAAACGCCTCCATGTGAGATCAGCCAGCCAGCTTCCTAACACTCCTAAATAAGATCTAGAGCAGCTGGACAGGAGACCATAGCTCATAGACCTGATAGAAAATGAGGCCAATTGCCCCCGACACATGGGACACATGTCCCCACCCATGTCTGTCTCTTTTAGATATTTAATGAACATATGAATGCAACTGACATTTTGGTCAGTTCTTGTCTGGCTGCAGGCATCATTGCCACTCTAGGAAAACACTGAACCACCTTCATTTGCACCTGTCTTTGTGCTTGACCACTGATTATGCATAAAAGTGATGTTTTGTTGAACTGGGAAATGTTTGTTGCAGTGGAGTTGCTATATATCCCTTCCTAAGCTGATGATCTGGATCAACTTCTGCAATATATAATCACACCACTAGATGTCACCTGAGACGGGCATTAGAATTTGTACTGGTCAGTTTCCATCCTATGACTAAAGACTCTTCCACAAAGCAATATAAAAACTCCATTACATTCAGGCTTTTTCTTGGTTAACCAGTTTCTGTTTTAAAGCTGGAATGATCCATGTGCATTAACATCTGAGGATAAATTACTATGGAatcctgtgttttgtttgatctGTCTGATTGCTCTAACATTAGAGCCCATGCTCAAAAtgaacagttttattatttGGGGGCAACTGGCTGGGAATTCTTCAAAAAGAAACCAGAACAAATCTTATCTACCTCTTCTCTACTGTAAAGGTGGGTATCCctgaaacctaaaaaaaaaaaaagtacaaactTCTATAGGTGATTCAAATGTAAATCAACTCGGCCACCCCACCCCTCTATACCcacccatacatacacaagGCAGCGGCCACCGACACTGCCCGCAtagcgcacgcacacacacaaacacaacaggctGAAAAGCCAGACACAAAGAGATCAGGCGACGGATTCAGGGGCAGACAAAGAGAAAATCCGTGGAATGATCTGAATTGTAGGTGGCAGGGAGTGGGCCGTTGCTGGACGCGTCTGTACCGGCCTCCATCCGCAACAAGCGTGCCCAGCTTTCATGTGCATTAAGTAAGGTGTGAAAATGACATCTACAAGCAACACACAGGAGACCTGTAAGTTGAgaagaaaataatgaacatatttttaaaatctcattttttgcttttgtagtagatacatttgtatttgaatatttcCCAAAAAGAGGTCTGACCCCTATGAAGGAAGATACCATTTGATTTGCTCTATTTGTACAAAGGTTCTGTCGCTGCTGAGAtgtgtattgctttttttctgtggaaatttttttttttttccagtgtacTCACCGCAACACACTGGCTATGTGCTTTGACGGTGCATGCTACATGTTGGCTCCTCTGCCGGGCAGCTAACGGGAGAGTTTGCCTTAAAGGCCAGCACCGAGGTTAATCTCACAGAATGTAACCATTATCCTCGCATTCCGATCAAACTATTGTGTCCAGTCTGCTGCCATTGTAGGCCGCCGTCTGCATGGCACAGGGTGCTGGGTGCCATTTTGATGAGTCAGAGGAGCTAAGCCCCGCGACAATGGGTCCTCCAGGCACCCACAATGGCGGGGACTAATGCGCTCTTTCAGCGAGGCGCTGCTGAGTGTGCAGGGGTTGTGCGGATTCTGCAGTAACCGGGGGGCCAGGTGCTATAAATACACCGCTCGGAGGCCGGGCCTCAACACTGACCTTACTGGATCTGCCCCACTTCAGTTCGTAAGTACTGCACGGGCTGTAGCCGAACACGAACAACTGATTCCTGCACATTGGCAAAGCGTAtatgtgtgttaaaaaaaaaaaaaaaaatcaaaatcactcCAAAGCCTTAAGAATGTCGGCCTCGATTTAATTGAGCGTTGATGACCGTTCAGGCCGAAATGGGAATGCATTTTGGGCACGCTCTACCTTGTGTTCAGGAATCAATCTGCAATGCCTGTTGCTAAAAACGCTTTGGTTAATGGTGCAATCGCAGTGATCTGAGTCTGATCTTCcttgcatcccccccccctcagtggAGAGAGCAGTGGCCGCGGCAACCATGGACACGCAACAGATGGAGCAGATGGGGCAGTTTAGAATAACTGTCTGGGAGGAGGAGAACTTCCAGGGCAAGCGCTGCGAGTTCATGCTCGAGTGTCCGAACATCATGGAGAGGGGCTTCCGGAAGATCCGCTCCCTCAAGGTGGAGTGCGGCCCGTAAGTCTCGCTTCGGGTTTCTCGGCTGCAGCGGGGGCGGCCTCGGGCGCGGCGCTCTGGAGTAAGGCTCAGTGCCCCCACACCCAGAGAAGGACTAGAGGCCAGTGAAGAGACGagagggttgtgggttcaaatcccttGTGGGATGAGTGTTTCATACCTGAGCATTACCACACCAGATTTCAAGGAAATGATCCAAGGGCTATGACTATATACTTGTGGTCTAATAATGCAGTATAAACTTAAGTGACCATCTGGAAATGCTTAGTGTTCTTCAGCTTTGCAGCCATGATGCCTGTTAAGCTGTCCTTACCACTTTTTTAGTAGTAAAAATCTATGGATATAAGCACAAAGGAAATATGAATGGAGCAAATGTGTAATACTTTGTTTGAAGTGCAGCAGCATGGAAATGAATTTCCTATGCAGATGATGCTGTTTGTTGAAAGGACTACTGTGCTGAACATGTCCATCTAAATGATTCACACAATGGAAATAAGTCAGCACTTGTTAGAGAATTTAACTACCATTCCAGCTTGGAATATGCACACAGTCAACATCAGAACAGCTAGCTGTTTGGCTCTGTACAGTGGAGGAAGCGTGCCAATTTGTTTGTGGACCATTTGAACATCAAAAGAGATGAATGTGACGATGAACGTGTTGTTTGCTTGTTGCTACTGCAGGCTGAATGACAGGGCTGCTGATTGTGAGATTTTGGGCTCTGTTGTCTATCGTCTCATCtgttcacctctctctctgtctctctccctccccctccctctccctctctcagctgggTAGGGTATGAGTACCCTGAGTATCAGGGGCAGCAGTTTATCCTGGAGAAGGGAGACTATCCTTGCTACCAGGCCTGGAGTGGAAACAGCGGCTACAGAACTGAGCACATGCTCTCCTTCAGACCAGTCAAATGTGCCGTAAGTCACCTCGAAAAGGCCAGCCCCTCGCAGGTTTTCTGGcataagggtttttttttctttaaatcaacaaacacatactgtatgcaatGGTCTGGAAGCTGCTGGTTAAGTAGTTCAGCCTTAGTCTGTCAGAATCAGTGTCCATTGTCCATACTTAGGTCCTTGTTTGGTAGCATGGTAAGCAGCTTGTGAGTTGATATTAAACAGCccaaacaaatttaaaacatcaaacattaaACCTTAAATCCTATTCATCATGCTTGCACATGTTCTGAAATATTGTTGAAAGTGTATGTACATTCAACAgtaatgtgcaaaaaaaaaaccctacgCTCCTCTCTGCAGAACCACAGTGACAGCAAAATAACTCTGTACGAGTGTGAAGACTTCAACGGACGCAAGTTTGAGATGTGCGACGACTACCCCTCCTTGCAGGCAATGGGGTGGTGCAACAAGGAGGTCCCTTCAATTAAAGTCAATTCTGGAGCGTAAGTCATAAGTGCACTTTGGTCCGCTTCTTTCAGCTGTTCCCCTGATAAACCCAAACAGACAGCATAAATATCTAAGTCAACATTGTGGTATATCTGATATAAGCTAAAAATGATTTAGTTGGTACCTTTCTTGTAACTGTTTGCTTTTAGATGTGTTAATGTTTTGTTGAGAAATTGGCTTCTGTGATAGTAACTGGTAATActgtatgacaaaaaaaaaaacattctgcttctctccctTAACAGCTGGGTAGCCTATCAGTACCCTGGTTACCGTGGATACCAGTACAttctggagagagacagacaccaaGGAGAGTACAGAAACTATAATGAGTACAGCACCCAGGCCCACACCAATCAGATCCAGTCTATTCGCAGAATCCAGCACTAAGTCCACCTTACACCTTCCCCGCGGCTATTATGTATCTACCATGCCATGACATGTATTAAAATAGGCAATAAAGGCTT encodes the following:
- the LOC118785959 gene encoding beta-crystallin A2-like; the encoded protein is MDTQQMEQMGQFRITVWEEENFQGKRCEFMLECPNIMERGFRKIRSLKVECGPWVGYEYPEYQGQQFILEKGDYPCYQAWSGNSGYRTEHMLSFRPVKCANHSDSKITLYECEDFNGRKFEMCDDYPSLQAMGWCNKEVPSIKVNSGAWVAYQYPGYRGYQYILERDRHQGEYRNYNEYSTQAHTNQIQSIRRIQH